In Scleropages formosus chromosome 18, fSclFor1.1, whole genome shotgun sequence, one DNA window encodes the following:
- the twist1b gene encoding twist-related protein 1b, with protein sequence MRSDSGSPVSPEESLSNSEEELDRQQQRRCRRKRRSGRRSEEDSGSPVPAGKRGKKSSNSSSSNSNSSSSSSSSSSSPQSLEELQTQRVMANVRERQRTQSLNEAFAALRKIIPTLPSDKLSKIQTLKLAARYIDFLYQVLQSDELDSKMSSCSYVAHERLSYAFSVWRMEGAWSMSASH encoded by the coding sequence GAGCGACTCGGGCTCCCCGGTGTCTCCGGAGGAGAGTCTCAGCAACAGCGAGGAGGAGCTCgacaggcagcagcagaggagaTGCCGGAGGAAGAGGCGCTCCGGCAGGAGAAGTGAGGAGGACTCCGGGAGCCCGGTTCCTGCTGGGAAGAGGGGAAAGAAGtcgagcaacagcagcagcagcaacagcaacagcagcagcagcagcagcagcagcagcagcagcccgcagtcgctggaggagctgcagacGCAGCGCGTGATGGCGAACGTGCGCGAGCGGCAGCGCACGCAGTCCCTGAACGAGGCGTTCGCGGCTCTGCGCAAGATCATCCCCACCCTGCCCTCGGACAAGCTGAGCAAGATCCAGACCCTCAAACTGGCGGCCAGGTACATCGACTTCCTCTACCAGGTGCTGCAGAGCGACGAGCTGGACTCTAAAATGTCGAGCTGCAGCTACGTGGCGCACGAGCGGCTGAGCTACGCCTTCTCCGTGTGGAGGATGGAGGGCGCCTGGTCCATGTCAGCATCTCACTGA